Proteins encoded in a region of the Psychrilyobacter piezotolerans genome:
- a CDS encoding SLC13 family permease, whose translation MQLAIGLIIFITTFYLIITEKVPGPIATLLGGLSMALVGIINEHEALHAIGFRLEIILLLVGMMIIVHFISETGVFQYLAVKVAQLVKGEPFPLLVLLAVITAVCSAFLDNVTTILLMAPVSILLANQLKVDPFVYIMTLIMSANIGGLATLIGDPTQLIIGAEGKIGFNDFLINTAPIAIISLIMLIITVYFMYGRKMVVSRDLKARVMELDASRSLKNIRLLQESATIFALVIFGFLMNNFIDKGLAIMALS comes from the coding sequence ATGCAACTAGCAATAGGTTTAATCATATTTATAACGACATTTTATTTGATAATAACAGAAAAAGTCCCGGGTCCCATAGCCACCCTTTTAGGGGGGCTGTCCATGGCACTTGTGGGAATCATAAATGAACACGAAGCACTCCATGCCATCGGCTTCAGACTGGAAATAATACTCCTGCTGGTAGGGATGATGATCATCGTTCATTTTATCTCCGAAACAGGAGTCTTCCAGTATTTAGCAGTAAAGGTAGCACAATTAGTAAAGGGAGAACCCTTTCCCTTACTGGTACTTCTGGCAGTAATAACTGCAGTCTGTTCAGCATTTTTGGACAACGTAACCACTATCTTACTCATGGCACCGGTATCTATCTTACTGGCAAACCAGCTGAAAGTTGACCCCTTTGTATATATCATGACCCTCATAATGTCGGCCAACATAGGGGGATTAGCTACATTGATCGGTGATCCTACCCAGCTGATCATAGGAGCAGAGGGTAAGATAGGATTCAATGATTTCTTAATCAATACAGCTCCAATAGCCATTATTTCACTGATTATGTTAATAATTACAGTCTATTTTATGTACGGCAGAAAGATGGTTGTATCGAGAGATCTAAAGGCCAGGGTAATGGAACTGGATGCATCCAGATCCTTAAAAAACATAAGATTATTACAGGAATCTGCTACTATATTTGCCCTGGTAATCTTTGGATTTTTGATGAATAACTTCATCGATAAGGGACTGGCTATAATGGCTCTCAGTG
- a CDS encoding FAD-dependent oxidoreductase produces MEKNKIIHTFGDICNKSAVEINEKTTVSDILSESEGMKENRKLKVVQIGGPLGICIPPKDISKNINEFEKFFNGRMIAFLNDLFCPVDYMRFLTRFLIRELRIDNDNIRKLNQSIEKITQGRGDLETLEEIKKSLVLGKTVAEKRLADIFLFLLDEFKDEVLEHILDKKCSTGICRTLITAQCINACPAEVYIPGYIELMKNDQYEKAYDLMRKNNPLSFICGKICARPCEERCRRKEIESTVGVRALKRFTCDLVVNNKEYTEDKLESNSKKIAVVGGGPAGISASYYLARTGYSVTIYEASSVIGGMLAMGIPEYRLPQKTIDDEVELITNLGVKIIKNTKIGKDISLKTLRDSNDAVLLASGCHMGNKFGPESENIEPAVKFLKEVKIDKRKTIGETVLVIGGGDVAMDAARTALRLEADVIVASLESFDQMPSKEEKHEAGEEGVNFLNQYGIKTIEIEGEKLLVTLKRCLILEKDGRFDPQYDEDDIKTLEVDNLIMAIGQRPDNSYLDEDIKTVNGWVKTDKYSFKTTAEGVYAIGDMYRPGIAIKAIAEAKKAAAAMDEALGGDGLYLGEEIEIPERPLNCQMWEVEKADENIHVPQNLADNFELVSVVYTREEAKKEAGRCMRCDRNSIKPLHLK; encoded by the coding sequence ATGGAAAAAAATAAAATAATCCATACTTTTGGAGATATCTGCAATAAATCAGCTGTGGAAATAAATGAGAAAACCACTGTCTCGGATATTTTAAGTGAATCTGAAGGTATGAAAGAAAACAGGAAGTTAAAAGTGGTCCAGATCGGAGGACCCCTGGGAATTTGTATTCCTCCAAAGGATATATCCAAAAATATCAATGAATTTGAAAAGTTTTTCAATGGAAGGATGATAGCTTTTTTAAATGATCTGTTCTGCCCGGTAGACTATATGAGGTTTTTAACCAGGTTTTTAATAAGAGAACTTAGAATTGACAACGATAACATAAGAAAATTAAACCAGTCGATTGAAAAAATAACCCAGGGAAGGGGAGACCTGGAGACCCTGGAAGAGATTAAAAAATCTCTTGTCCTGGGAAAAACTGTAGCAGAAAAACGTCTGGCTGACATCTTTTTATTTCTTTTGGATGAATTTAAAGATGAGGTTTTGGAGCATATCCTGGATAAAAAATGTTCAACGGGTATCTGCAGGACTCTCATCACTGCACAGTGTATAAATGCATGTCCTGCTGAAGTTTATATCCCCGGGTATATTGAACTCATGAAAAATGACCAGTATGAAAAGGCATATGATCTTATGAGAAAAAACAATCCCCTTTCCTTCATATGCGGGAAGATTTGTGCCAGGCCTTGTGAAGAAAGGTGCAGAAGAAAGGAGATCGAAAGTACAGTTGGAGTCCGGGCTCTAAAAAGATTTACCTGTGATCTGGTGGTTAACAATAAAGAATATACCGAAGATAAACTGGAATCTAATTCCAAAAAAATTGCTGTTGTAGGGGGAGGGCCTGCCGGGATCAGTGCTTCATATTACCTGGCTAGAACCGGGTACAGTGTGACCATCTATGAAGCTTCTTCTGTTATCGGAGGAATGCTGGCAATGGGAATACCGGAATACAGACTGCCCCAGAAAACTATCGACGATGAAGTAGAGTTGATCACCAACCTTGGAGTAAAAATAATTAAAAACACAAAAATAGGAAAAGATATTTCATTGAAAACTTTGAGAGACAGTAATGATGCAGTATTACTGGCTTCCGGATGTCATATGGGAAATAAATTCGGTCCGGAATCAGAAAATATTGAACCGGCTGTTAAATTTTTAAAAGAGGTTAAAATTGATAAAAGAAAAACAATAGGAGAAACTGTATTGGTTATCGGCGGCGGGGATGTAGCGATGGATGCTGCCAGAACAGCTCTCAGGCTGGAAGCGGATGTTATTGTGGCTTCTTTAGAGAGTTTTGATCAGATGCCAAGTAAAGAGGAGAAACACGAAGCCGGAGAAGAGGGAGTTAATTTTCTCAACCAGTATGGAATTAAAACTATCGAGATAGAGGGAGAAAAGCTTCTGGTTACATTAAAAAGGTGCCTGATACTGGAAAAAGACGGCAGGTTCGACCCTCAATATGATGAAGATGATATTAAAACTTTAGAGGTAGATAATTTAATTATGGCAATAGGCCAGAGACCGGATAATAGTTATTTAGATGAAGATATCAAAACAGTAAATGGCTGGGTTAAAACAGATAAATATTCATTTAAGACTACAGCTGAAGGTGTTTATGCCATAGGAGATATGTACAGACCCGGGATAGCCATAAAAGCCATTGCAGAAGCTAAAAAAGCAGCAGCTGCCATGGATGAAGCCTTGGGAGGAGACGGGCTCTATTTAGGAGAGGAAATTGAGATCCCGGAAAGACCTCTTAACTGCCAGATGTGGGAAGTTGAAAAAGCTGATGAAAATATTCATGTTCCCCAAAATTTAGCCGATAACTTTGAACTGGTCTCTGTGGTATATACCAGAGAGGAAGCCAAAAAAGAAGCGGGCAGGTGTATGAGGTGCGACAGGAATTCCATTAAACCTCTGCACTTAAAGTAG
- a CDS encoding MarR family winged helix-turn-helix transcriptional regulator, with translation MKEHLITMALSSIERDYNYYMNKKLKQYNIGKHEIRALKVINQYSGLSQNEVCSILKEDKITVSKAVKNLEKQGYINKVKDLEDKRIYRLYITEKGSFDRKDFIEITNNINQIFSRGLSDPQKTELLKLLDILQNNIQEEADKLRKL, from the coding sequence ATGAAGGAACATTTAATTACAATGGCTTTATCCAGTATTGAACGGGATTATAACTATTATATGAATAAGAAGTTAAAGCAGTATAATATCGGAAAACATGAGATAAGAGCTTTAAAGGTTATTAATCAGTATTCCGGTTTAAGCCAGAATGAAGTCTGTTCTATTTTAAAAGAAGATAAAATAACTGTCAGTAAGGCTGTAAAAAACCTGGAAAAACAGGGGTATATCAATAAAGTAAAGGATTTAGAAGATAAAAGGATCTACAGACTTTATATCACTGAGAAGGGTTCTTTTGACAGAAAAGATTTTATTGAAATAACAAATAATATAAATCAGATTTTTTCCAGGGGTTTATCCGATCCACAAAAAACAGAACTGTTGAAACTTTTAGATATACTGCAGAATAATATCCAGGAAGAAGCCGATAAACTGAGAAAGCTTTAA
- a CDS encoding reductive dehalogenase domain-containing protein → MKKYDELAREWRERKKNMLIDKENPICNWDDTDVLFFRENQGKKITDNNPYVNILDVEEFELLLENEPYPLSPPAMARSGNPKSKTGEFFKVMHKEVTGDEMHYFKDQMISMERIMKEIKGGAPKPNPEKKMDLHELKGEMKKYAKSLGFSSVGVTKLDRRYVSAGYENEIAYDTIILLGYEMPKEIIENYPKPQGELGAFYAYTGCARNVHKVADFIRDKGYQCQARDWKGGIKYPPHSVNAGLGNYSTYGVCITPEAGTRLKYCAILIDELPIDQPRDFNIEEFCSRCRMCQKSCPSKSIPKEEKMHKGILKRQTRFATCFEMMTTDRECMKCVRVCPFSLFGYEKCMDTLPEYYRYNLAKEDLDMEFLRGEGEIDGKK, encoded by the coding sequence ATGAAAAAATATGATGAATTGGCTAGAGAATGGAGAGAAAGAAAAAAAAATATGCTGATAGATAAAGAAAACCCTATCTGCAACTGGGATGATACAGATGTCTTGTTTTTTAGGGAAAATCAAGGGAAAAAAATCACAGACAATAATCCCTATGTCAATATTTTAGATGTTGAAGAGTTTGAATTATTATTGGAAAATGAACCATATCCCCTGTCTCCGCCTGCTATGGCAAGATCGGGAAATCCCAAAAGTAAAACCGGGGAATTTTTTAAAGTGATGCACAAAGAAGTAACAGGAGATGAGATGCATTATTTTAAAGACCAGATGATCTCCATGGAAAGAATTATGAAGGAGATAAAAGGCGGAGCTCCCAAGCCCAATCCAGAGAAAAAAATGGATCTTCATGAATTAAAAGGTGAAATGAAAAAATATGCCAAGAGTTTGGGATTTTCAAGTGTGGGCGTGACAAAATTAGACAGAAGGTATGTTTCTGCCGGGTATGAAAATGAAATAGCTTATGACACCATTATCTTATTGGGATATGAGATGCCCAAAGAGATAATTGAGAACTATCCAAAGCCCCAGGGAGAATTAGGTGCTTTTTATGCATATACGGGCTGTGCACGGAATGTTCACAAGGTGGCAGATTTCATAAGAGATAAAGGTTATCAGTGCCAGGCCAGGGACTGGAAAGGTGGTATTAAATATCCGCCCCATTCTGTAAATGCAGGCTTGGGGAATTATTCAACCTATGGTGTATGTATCACCCCGGAAGCCGGGACTCGTCTTAAATATTGCGCTATTTTAATAGATGAACTGCCCATAGATCAACCCAGAGATTTTAATATCGAAGAATTCTGCTCAAGGTGCAGGATGTGCCAGAAATCATGTCCTTCAAAATCTATCCCTAAGGAAGAAAAAATGCATAAGGGAATTCTTAAGCGCCAGACACGTTTCGCTACTTGTTTTGAAATGATGACAACGGACAGGGAGTGTATGAAGTGCGTAAGAGTATGTCCTTTCAGTCTTTTCGGGTATGAAAAATGTATGGATACGTTACCGGAATACTACAGGTATAATCTGGCCAAAGAAGATTTAGATATGGAATTTTTAAGAGGAGAAGGTGAAATAGATGGAAAAAAATAA
- a CDS encoding sodium/glutamate symporter — MLKTFIFLNICLLADIKFRKEISHLRKISFPSLFFIGILVSLFNIYFKFNFTQETGKILLTAFFSTIGLRYSKKTFFKGFKWQMIFLISAVSVSVFQNLFIKIVGSFVCFKDIKLYSSLMLMGDFSVVSKYSSHPSISGMETLTIILGTISCSLFFLVISKGKKLYTEKLQKTSIKNIFKPAVIIFIITVLSLLLEKTYLSPLKSIGIAYISGLLFRWNLDKKAVYLENFHINKIGNYFLSLFILLKFSSLDIKSLQILALSDIFIVFLQIILLVLFSAFFVYKIYRKKTLAVFLSAAILGFSIGVPPSTMSVLQQVGKERGTPPHMIMIVPVVGAWLITYFNPVISNFFLN, encoded by the coding sequence ATGCTGAAAACTTTTATATTTTTAAACATATGTTTATTGGCAGATATTAAATTTAGAAAAGAGATCTCTCATTTACGAAAGATCTCTTTTCCTTCCCTTTTCTTCATAGGGATTTTAGTATCTTTATTTAATATATATTTTAAGTTTAATTTTACCCAGGAGACCGGTAAAATTTTATTGACTGCATTTTTTTCAACTATCGGTCTGAGGTATTCCAAAAAAACTTTTTTTAAAGGGTTCAAGTGGCAGATGATATTTTTAATCTCTGCTGTTTCTGTGTCTGTATTTCAGAATTTATTTATCAAAATAGTAGGTTCTTTTGTCTGTTTTAAAGATATCAAATTGTATTCTTCACTGATGCTCATGGGGGATTTTTCTGTAGTTTCAAAATACTCCTCCCATCCTTCTATTTCAGGGATGGAAACCCTTACTATAATTTTAGGAACTATCTCCTGCAGTTTATTCTTTTTAGTTATTTCGAAGGGGAAAAAGCTGTATACGGAAAAACTGCAAAAAACCAGTATAAAAAATATTTTTAAACCTGCAGTTATTATTTTTATAATCACTGTTTTATCCCTTTTACTGGAGAAAACTTATTTATCTCCCTTGAAAAGTATTGGTATTGCATATATCTCAGGGCTGTTATTCAGATGGAACCTGGATAAAAAAGCAGTATATTTAGAAAATTTTCATATAAATAAAATAGGAAATTATTTCCTGTCATTATTCATCCTCCTAAAATTTTCATCCTTAGATATAAAAAGCCTGCAGATACTGGCTTTAAGTGATATTTTTATTGTTTTTTTGCAGATTATCCTGCTTGTCTTATTCTCGGCCTTCTTCGTATATAAAATATACAGGAAAAAAACTTTAGCTGTTTTTTTGTCCGCAGCCATCCTCGGATTCAGTATAGGTGTTCCTCCATCTACTATGTCGGTACTGCAGCAGGTGGGGAAAGAAAGGGGGACACCTCCTCATATGATTATGATTGTTCCTGTTGTAGGAGCATGGCTGATAACGTATTTTAATCCTGTTATTTCAAATTTTTTCTTAAATTAA